A genome region from Macrotis lagotis isolate mMagLag1 chromosome 4, bilby.v1.9.chrom.fasta, whole genome shotgun sequence includes the following:
- the RAB15 gene encoding ras-related protein Rab-15 isoform X2 translates to MKTIEVDGIKVRIQIWDTAGQERYQTITKQYYRRAQGIFLVYDISSERSYQHIMKWVSDVDEYAPEGVQKILIGNKADEEQKRQVGREQGQQLAKEYGMDFFETSACTNLNIKESFTRLTELVLQAHKKELDGLRAHAKEELALAELEEKDNKTEGTGNSSKNCWC, encoded by the exons ATGAAGACTATAGAAGTAGATGGCATCAAAGTTCGGATACAGATTTG GGATACTGCAGGGCAAGAAAGATATCAGACTATCACCAAGCAGTACTACAGGCGGGCCCAG GGAATATTTTTAGTCTATGACATCAGTAGTGAACGGTCTTACCAGCACATCATGAAGTGGGTCAGTGATGTGGATGAG TATGCACCAGAAGGAGTCCAGAAAATCCTTATTGGGAATAAGGCTGATGAAGAACAGAAAAGGCAAGTGGGAAGAGAACAAGGCCAGCAg CTGGCTAAAGAGTATGGCATGGACTTCTTTGAAACTAGTGCCTGCACCAACCTCAACATAAAGGAG TCCTTCACTCGACTGACTGAACTGGTTCTGCAGGCACACAAGAAAGAGCTTGACGGTCTCCGAGCACATGCTAAGGAGGAATTGGCACTGGCTGAGTTGGAAGAGAAAGACAACAAAACTGAGGGCACAGGGAACTCTTCAAAAAATTGCTGGTGTTGA